A genomic window from Macaca thibetana thibetana isolate TM-01 chromosome 16, ASM2454274v1, whole genome shotgun sequence includes:
- the RTN4RL1 gene encoding reticulon-4 receptor-like 1 has protein sequence MLRKGCCVELLLLLVAAGLPLGGGCPRDCVCYPAPMTVSCQAHNFAAIPEGIPVDSERVFLQNNRIGLLQPGHFSPAMVTLWIYSNNITYIHPSTFEGFVHLEELDLGDNRQLRTLAPETFQGLVKLHALYLYKCGLSALPAGIFGGLHSLQYLYLQDNHIEYLQDDIFVDLVNLSHLFLHGNKLWSLGPGTFRGLVNLDRLLLHENQLQWVHHKAFHDLRRLTTLFLFNNSLSELQGECLAPLGALEFLRLNGNPWDCGCRARSLWEWLQRFRGSSSAVPCMSPGLRHGQDLKLLRAEDFRNCTGPASPHQIKSHTLTTTDRAARKEHHSPHGPTRSKGHPHGHPPGSRSGHRKSGKNCTSHRNRNQISKAGAGKQAPELPDYAPDYQHKFSFDIMPTARPKRKGKCARRTPIRAPSGVQQASSASSLGASLLAWTLGLAVSLR, from the coding sequence GGTGCTGTGTGgaattgctgctgctgctggtagCTGCGGGGCTGCCCCTGGGTGGCGGCTGCCCGCGGGACTGCGTGTGCTACCCGGCGCCCATGACGGTCAGCTGCCAGGCGCACAACTTTGCGGCCATCCCGGAGGGCATCCCCGTGGACAGCGAGCGCGTGTTCCTGCAGAACAACCGCATTGGCCTCCTCCAGCCCGGCCACTTCAGCCCCGCCATGGTCACCCTGTGGATCTACTCGAACAACATCACCTACATCCACCCCAGCACCTTCGAGGGCTTCGTGCACCTGGAGGAGCTGGACCTCGGCGACAACCGGCAGCTGCGGACGCTGGCGCCCGAGACCTTCCAGGGCCTGGTGAAGCTTCACGCCCTCTACCTCTACAAGTGTGGGCTCAGCGCCCTACCGGCCGGCATCTTTGGCGGCCTGCACAGCCTGCAGTACCTCTACCTGCAGGACAACCACATCGAGTACCTCCAGGACGACATCTTCGTGGACCTGGTCAACCTCAGCCACCTGTTTCTCCACGGCAACAAGCTGTGGAGCCTGGGCCCGGGCACCTTCCGGGGCCTGGTGAACCTGGACCGTCTGCTGCTGCATGAGAACCAGCTGCAGTGGGTCCACCACAAGGCGTTCCACGACCTCCGCAGGCTGACCACCCTCTTCCTCTTCAACAACAGCCTCTCGGAGCTGCAGGGCGAGTGCCTGGCCCCGCTGGGGGCCCTGGAGTTTCTCCGGCTCAATGGCAACCCCTGGGACTGCGGCTGCCGTGCCCGCTCCCTGTGGGAATGGCTGCAGAGGTTCCGAGGCTCCAGCTCCGCTGTCCCCTGCATGTCCCCCGGGCTGCGGCACGGCCAGGACCTGAAGCTGCTGAGGGCCGAGGACTTCCGGAACTGCACGGGACCAGCGTCCCCCCACCAGATCAAGTCACACACGCTCACCACCACCGACAGGGCCGCCCGCAAGGAGCACCACTCACCCCACGGCCCCACCAGGAGCAAGGGCCACCCGCATGGCCATCCACCCGGCTCCCGGTCGGGCCACAGGAAGTCGGGCAAGAACTGCACCAGCCACAGGAACCGCAATCAGATCTCTAAGGCAGGCGCCGGGAAACAGGCCCCCGAACTGCCAGACTATGCACCTGACTACCAGCACAAGTTCAGTTTCGACATCATGCCCACGGCCCGGCCCAAGAGGAAGGGCAAGTGTGCCCGCAGGACCCCCATCCGTGCCCCCAGCGGGGTGCAGCAGGCCTCCTCGGCCAGTTCCCTGGGGGCCTCCCTCCTGGCCTGGACACTGGGGCTGGCGGTCTCTCTCCGCTGA